Below is a window of Yimella sp. cx-51 DNA.
CGTCGTCCTCCAAGCGCAGTTCGGTGCTGGAGGTGCGTGCGGCGAAGCCGACCATCAGCGAAGCGGGCATGGGCCAGGGCTGGTTGTCGACATAACGCACCTCGTCCACGGGCAGTCCCACCTCCTCCAACACTTCACGGCGCACCGCGGCTTCCAGCGATTCACCAGGCTCGAGGAAACCAGCCAGCACCGACATCCCGGTCGGCACCACGAACCGCGCGCCTTGCGCAAGAAGGAGACGGTCGTCCGGATCAGTCACCGACATGATCACGGCGGGGTCGGTGCGCGGAAAATGCGAATGCCCTTCAGCGCAGCGCATCACCCAACCCGAGTGGCCGAGCGCAACGGGCGCACCGCAGCGCGAGCAGAAACGTTGCGTCACAATCCAATTGGCCATCGCGACAGCAGTGGTGGCAACGCCCAGGTCGTCCACTGAAAGCACCGGTGCGAGCGCGCGCAGGCTGCGATGTTCGCGTGCGCGCTGCCGTTGCAGATCATCCGGGTCGGTGGTGCCGGCGTCGGCGGGTTCGGGCTCAGGCTCGTCGAAGAGCGCGACCACCGGCGCACCCCGGACCATTCCCAGGTAGCTGCACCGGGCTGGATCGTCGCTGCTCGAGGGAGCGCGATAACGCAGTCGTATCTGCTCCTCCGGCGCGTCGACGGGCATTCGCTCGCCGCGCAGATGCAGCACCAGGGTGCGCGCATCGGCCAGCAGTCCGGGTAGCAGGCCGTCATCACTTCGTCGCAGCGCATCGCGATCCAGAGTGCTCGCCGACAAGATCAGATGAGAAGCAGTTTCACTCGGTTCGGCCACGGCTCCCAGGCTAGGCGACGTCGACGGCGTACCGTGAGGCCGTGCTGCGCAGTCCCCTTGTCATGGCCGCCCTGGCCGATGCCGCCCTCCCCCGCCTTCTTCCCGCGTCCGTCGCTTCGGTTCCCACCCGGATCACCGACCGGTTCCAGGAGGCACTCGTCGAAGGCGAGGACGGCACGCAATGGATCGTCCGACTCTCCCGCAACGCCGCCGCCGGCGCGGCCGCTGAGCTCGCCGACACCTTCGTCCGGCTGCTGGCCAAGCGTGTCGAATTCGGCGTGCCGGTCGCCGAAGGACGCATGACCATCGCCGACCGCAACACCGTCACCGTGCACCGCAGTTTCGCCGGAGCCCCGATGCAGTGGCGCGGGCTGACGGGCGGCAGCAGGCAATCGGTCAACGTCGCCAAGGCGTTGGCGCAGCTGCACGACGTCGATCCGCGCATCGCCGACGAGGTCGGCGTCCCCAGTTACGACTCCGACGCCTACCGCACCCGGCGCCTCGCCACCCTTGACCGCGCCGCGGCGACCGGGTTGGTGCCCTCCGGGCTGTTGACCCGCTGGGAGCGTGCCCTGGAAGAGGTCTCCCTGTGGCGTTTCCCGACCTGTCTGACGCATGGCCCCCTGGAGGGACACCACGTGTACGGGGGCGATGAGGTCAGTGGGATCGGCGCATGGGAGAACGCCTGCGTCGCTGACCCGGCCGACGACTTCGCCGCATTGTGGGCAGCGGCACCGGCAGAGGCCTTCGACACGATCCTGGAGACTTACTCCGCGGCCCGCCACGAGGCACCCGACAAGCACCTCGAGCGGCGGGTGCGGCTGTCGAGTGAGCTGCTCCGGGTGACTGCCCTGCTGGACGCCGTCGGGGTCGACGACGACCGCATAATCGACCGTCGGGCCGCGGCACTCCGCCGACTCAACGAGCAGACCGTCGGCGACGACAGCCTCATGCCCCAGCCGCCACGTGCTGCTCCGGTTGTGGGCGCCCAGCCGGCGGACGA
It encodes the following:
- the nudC gene encoding NAD(+) diphosphatase, coding for MAEPSETASHLILSASTLDRDALRRSDDGLLPGLLADARTLVLHLRGERMPVDAPEEQIRLRYRAPSSSDDPARCSYLGMVRGAPVVALFDEPEPEPADAGTTDPDDLQRQRAREHRSLRALAPVLSVDDLGVATTAVAMANWIVTQRFCSRCGAPVALGHSGWVMRCAEGHSHFPRTDPAVIMSVTDPDDRLLLAQGARFVVPTGMSVLAGFLEPGESLEAAVRREVLEEVGLPVDEVRYVDNQPWPMPASLMVGFAARTSSTELRLEDDEIRHAQWFTRGELDAALASGELTVPPRLSIARHLIERWYGAVLPPQPGDVR
- a CDS encoding phosphotransferase, with protein sequence MLRSPLVMAALADAALPRLLPASVASVPTRITDRFQEALVEGEDGTQWIVRLSRNAAAGAAAELADTFVRLLAKRVEFGVPVAEGRMTIADRNTVTVHRSFAGAPMQWRGLTGGSRQSVNVAKALAQLHDVDPRIADEVGVPSYDSDAYRTRRLATLDRAAATGLVPSGLLTRWERALEEVSLWRFPTCLTHGPLEGHHVYGGDEVSGIGAWENACVADPADDFAALWAAAPAEAFDTILETYSAARHEAPDKHLERRVRLSSELLRVTALLDAVGVDDDRIIDRRAAALRRLNEQTVGDDSLMPQPPRAAPVVGAQPADEPGQLAADDADDIDLAEPSERDAAVEADERIHEEFDDVDDTDDAEHSSSEAHLREDDTIEIDVSRRQQD